In one Butyrivibrio proteoclasticus B316 genomic region, the following are encoded:
- a CDS encoding acyl-CoA dehydrogenase, which produces MDFQLDQQHEMARALFRDFAEKEVKPNAIEVDETEVFPMETVKKMQKYGFMGIPIPKEYGGQGCDPLTYIMCVEGLAKVCGTTAVIVSAHTSLCCDPIMTYGTEEQKQKYLVPLAKGEKLGAFGLTEPMAGTDAQGVQTKAVLSEDGKEWILNGSKCFITNGEVADIYIIIAYTDIVEDKKGRKQKKFSAFIVEKGTPGFTFGTKENKMGIRGSSTYELIFQDCHIPAENLLGARGKGFPIAMHTLDGGRIGIAAQALGIAEGALDRTVEYVKERKQFGRAIGAFQNTQFQLANMATQCEAARLLVYQAADAKKNKDVYSVEAAKAKLFAAEVAMDVTTKAVQLHGGYGYIREYEVERMMRDAKITEIYEGTSEVQRMVISGALLK; this is translated from the coding sequence ATGGATTTTCAGCTTGATCAGCAACATGAAATGGCTAGAGCTCTTTTCAGAGATTTCGCAGAAAAAGAAGTAAAGCCAAACGCTATAGAGGTTGATGAGACAGAGGTTTTCCCTATGGAAACCGTTAAGAAGATGCAGAAATACGGTTTCATGGGTATTCCGATTCCTAAGGAGTACGGCGGACAGGGATGTGACCCTCTTACATACATTATGTGCGTAGAGGGGCTTGCTAAGGTATGTGGTACAACAGCAGTTATCGTATCTGCTCACACATCACTTTGCTGCGATCCTATCATGACATACGGAACAGAAGAGCAGAAGCAGAAGTACCTTGTACCTCTTGCAAAGGGCGAGAAGCTCGGCGCATTTGGTCTTACAGAGCCAATGGCTGGTACAGATGCTCAGGGCGTTCAGACAAAGGCTGTTCTTTCAGAAGATGGTAAGGAATGGATCCTTAACGGATCAAAGTGCTTCATCACAAACGGTGAGGTAGCTGATATTTACATTATCATTGCTTACACAGATATCGTAGAAGATAAGAAGGGCAGAAAGCAGAAGAAGTTCTCAGCATTTATCGTTGAGAAGGGAACACCTGGATTCACATTCGGTACAAAAGAGAACAAGATGGGTATCCGTGGTTCATCAACATACGAGCTCATTTTCCAGGATTGCCATATTCCTGCAGAGAACCTTCTTGGTGCAAGAGGAAAGGGATTCCCTATCGCTATGCATACTCTTGACGGCGGACGTATTGGTATCGCTGCTCAGGCTCTTGGTATTGCAGAGGGCGCTCTTGACAGAACAGTTGAATATGTAAAAGAGAGAAAGCAGTTCGGAAGAGCAATCGGTGCTTTCCAGAATACACAGTTCCAGCTTGCAAACATGGCTACACAGTGTGAAGCTGCAAGACTCCTTGTATATCAGGCTGCAGATGCTAAGAAGAATAAGGACGTTTACTCAGTAGAAGCTGCTAAGGCTAAGCTTTTTGCTGCTGAGGTTGCTATGGATGTTACAACTAAGGCTGTACAGCTCCATGGTGGTTATGGTTACATCAGAGAGTACGAAGTAGAGAGAATGATGCGTGATGCTAAGATCACTGAGATTTACGAGGGTACATCTGAGGTTCAGAGAATGGTTATCTCTGGAGCATTACTTAAGTAA
- a CDS encoding electron transfer flavoprotein subunit alpha/FixB family protein yields MSLEEYKGVFIFAQQVDNELSSIALELLGKAKNLAEDLDEKKVTAVLLGSDVKGLVDKLAEYGADRVIVVDDPALKDYRTEPYTHALASVINEFKPEILLVGATAIGRDLGPRVSSRVHTGLTADCTSLDIGDFPLEPSPARETKHKQLLMTRPAFGGNTIATIACPDFRPQMATVRPGVMQKIDPIKGAKAEVVEFNPGFEENDCYTEIVKIVKEASSVADIQAAKILVSGGRGVGSPENFKILEDLAEALNGTVSCSRAVVDSGWKPKDLQVGQTGKTVRPQLYFAIGISGAIQHVAGMEESDIIIAINKDENAPIFDVADYGVVGDLNKIVPALTKKIKEALAAKN; encoded by the coding sequence ATGTCTTTAGAAGAATATAAGGGTGTATTTATATTTGCTCAGCAGGTAGACAATGAGCTTTCAAGCATTGCTCTTGAGCTTCTGGGCAAAGCCAAGAATCTTGCAGAAGATCTTGATGAGAAAAAAGTAACAGCTGTACTTCTTGGAAGCGACGTTAAGGGTCTTGTTGACAAGCTTGCAGAGTATGGTGCTGATAGAGTAATCGTAGTTGATGATCCTGCACTTAAGGATTACAGAACAGAGCCTTACACACACGCTCTTGCATCAGTAATCAATGAGTTCAAGCCTGAGATCCTCCTTGTTGGTGCTACAGCAATCGGTAGAGATCTTGGTCCTAGAGTTTCATCAAGAGTACACACAGGTCTTACAGCTGACTGTACAAGTCTTGATATCGGTGATTTCCCTCTTGAGCCATCACCAGCAAGAGAGACTAAGCACAAACAGCTCCTTATGACAAGACCTGCATTCGGCGGTAATACAATCGCTACAATCGCTTGCCCTGACTTCCGTCCTCAGATGGCTACAGTTCGTCCAGGCGTTATGCAGAAAATCGACCCTATCAAGGGTGCTAAGGCAGAAGTAGTAGAATTCAATCCTGGATTCGAAGAGAACGACTGCTATACAGAGATCGTTAAGATCGTTAAAGAAGCATCTTCAGTAGCTGATATTCAGGCTGCTAAGATTCTTGTTTCAGGTGGTCGTGGAGTTGGTTCACCTGAGAACTTCAAGATTCTTGAAGATCTTGCAGAGGCACTTAACGGAACAGTTTCCTGCTCACGTGCCGTTGTAGATTCAGGCTGGAAGCCTAAGGACCTTCAGGTAGGTCAGACAGGTAAGACAGTTAGACCTCAGCTCTACTTTGCTATTGGTATTTCAGGTGCTATCCAGCACGTAGCAGGTATGGAAGAGTCTGATATCATCATCGCTATCAACAAAGATGAGAATGCTCCTATCTTTGATGTAGCTGATTATGGTGTAGTTGGAGATCTTAACAAGATCGTTCCTGCTCTTACAAAGAAAATCAAGGAAGCTCTTGCAGCTAAGAACTAA
- the hpf gene encoding ribosome hibernation-promoting factor, HPF/YfiA family, which yields MKFTIVGKNIEVTPGLRSAVEDKIGKLEKYFTPDTNANVTLNVDKERHKIEVTIPVKGKIIRAEQISNDMYVSIDLVEEVIERQLKKYKSKLVDKQQAEASNFKKEYIETDYMDEEDIRIERMKKFDPKPMYAEDACVQMELLGHNFFVFVNADTDQVNVVYKRKGNTYGLIEPEM from the coding sequence ATGAAATTTACAATCGTAGGAAAGAACATTGAGGTAACACCCGGCCTTCGCTCCGCAGTAGAGGACAAGATAGGCAAGCTGGAGAAGTATTTCACTCCCGATACAAACGCAAATGTGACTCTTAATGTGGATAAAGAGAGACACAAGATCGAAGTTACCATTCCCGTCAAAGGAAAAATAATCCGTGCAGAGCAGATCAGCAATGATATGTATGTATCAATTGATCTGGTAGAGGAGGTTATTGAGAGACAGCTCAAAAAGTATAAGAGCAAACTTGTAGACAAACAGCAGGCAGAAGCCAGCAATTTCAAAAAAGAATATATTGAAACTGATTATATGGATGAAGAAGATATCCGTATCGAACGTATGAAGAAGTTCGATCCTAAGCCAATGTATGCTGAGGATGCATGTGTTCAGATGGAACTTTTAGGACATAATTTCTTTGTATTTGTAAATGCGGATACAGATCAGGTCAACGTGGTATACAAGAGAAAAGGAAATACATACGGACTGATTGAACCGGAGATGTAA
- a CDS encoding electron transfer flavoprotein subunit beta/FixA family protein produces MKVVVCIKQVPDTKGGVKFKPDGTLDRGAMLAIMNPDDKAGLEAALRLKDQYGAEVTVLTMGLPKADAVLREALAMGADKAVLVTDRVLGGADTWATSSTIAGALRNLEYDIIITGRQAIDGDTAQVGPQISEHLHIPVISYAEEIKVDEKAKTVEVKRQFEDRYHIVKAKMPCLVTALSELNEPRYMTPGGIFDAFEKEVTVWGRADLKDVDDSNLGLKGSPTQIAKASDKVKKGQGEKVAPDSADEAVDYIVAKLTEKHVI; encoded by the coding sequence ATGAAAGTTGTAGTTTGCATTAAGCAGGTCCCTGACACAAAGGGCGGCGTAAAGTTCAAACCCGATGGAACATTGGATAGAGGTGCAATGCTTGCAATCATGAACCCTGATGACAAAGCAGGACTTGAGGCAGCACTTAGATTAAAAGATCAGTATGGCGCAGAGGTTACAGTTCTTACTATGGGACTTCCTAAGGCTGACGCTGTACTTAGAGAAGCTCTTGCTATGGGCGCAGATAAGGCTGTTCTTGTAACAGACAGAGTACTCGGCGGCGCTGATACATGGGCAACATCTTCTACAATCGCTGGCGCACTTAGAAATCTTGAGTATGATATCATCATCACAGGTCGTCAGGCTATCGATGGTGATACAGCTCAGGTTGGTCCTCAGATTTCTGAGCACCTTCATATTCCTGTAATTTCCTACGCTGAGGAAATCAAGGTTGATGAGAAGGCTAAGACAGTAGAAGTTAAGAGACAGTTTGAAGACAGATATCATATTGTTAAGGCTAAGATGCCTTGCCTTGTTACAGCTCTTTCAGAGCTCAACGAGCCTAGATATATGACTCCTGGCGGAATCTTCGATGCTTTCGAAAAAGAAGTTACTGTTTGGGGCAGAGCAGATCTTAAGGATGTTGACGATTCTAACCTTGGTCTTAAGGGATCACCTACACAGATCGCAAAGGCTTCTGATAAGGTTAAGAAGGGTCAGGGTGAAAAGGTTGCTCCTGATTCAGCTGATGAAGCAGTAGATTACATTGTTGCTAAGCTTACAGAGAAGCATGTGATTTAA
- the ymfI gene encoding elongation factor P 5-aminopentanone reductase, producing MNRKVLITGASRGIGKAIAGAFAREGDDLFLLCRNNIEDLEAFAGVLEKDNGIKVKTFKCDVGDYDSLREVFSQIDDIDIVINNAGVAWIGLLTDMDVSDWKNIMSTNLDSLFYICKLAVPRMVQKQSGRIINISSVWGNVGASCEVAYSASKGGVNSFTRALAKELAPSNISVNAIACGVIDTDMNRQHLSEEDLEELREDIPMDRLGSTDEVAELVLKVAHAPVYMTGQVITIDGGWI from the coding sequence ATGAACAGAAAAGTGCTGATAACAGGCGCATCAAGAGGAATTGGGAAAGCTATAGCAGGCGCCTTTGCAAGAGAAGGCGATGACTTGTTTTTGTTATGCAGGAATAATATAGAAGATTTAGAGGCTTTTGCCGGTGTCCTTGAAAAAGATAACGGGATAAAGGTTAAGACTTTTAAATGCGATGTTGGTGATTATGATTCACTTCGAGAGGTATTTTCACAGATTGATGATATTGATATTGTAATAAATAATGCCGGAGTTGCGTGGATTGGACTCCTTACGGATATGGATGTATCTGATTGGAAGAATATAATGTCCACTAATCTTGACTCGCTTTTTTACATATGTAAGCTTGCTGTTCCCCGTATGGTACAGAAACAGAGCGGAAGAATCATAAACATTTCTTCTGTGTGGGGAAACGTAGGAGCATCCTGTGAGGTTGCCTATTCTGCTTCCAAGGGAGGCGTTAATTCTTTTACCAGAGCTCTTGCCAAAGAACTTGCGCCCAGTAATATCAGTGTTAATGCAATAGCCTGTGGAGTGATCGATACAGATATGAACAGGCAGCATTTAAGTGAAGAGGATTTGGAAGAACTAAGAGAAGATATTCCTATGGACAGACTCGGAAGTACAGATGAAGTAGCTGAGCTGGTCCTAAAGGTCGCACATGCTCCGGTTTATATGACGGGACAGGTGATAACCATTGATGGTGGCTGGATTTAA
- the trxB gene encoding thioredoxin-disulfide reductase: protein MYDLVIIGSGPAGLSAAVYAKRAGLNMIIIEKNPVSGGQIIDTYEVDNYLGIPGVNGFDLGMKFREHADKQGAEFVNATVTAVECVEKGSDTKAPVYKVITDNGEFETHTVILATGAHHSKLQIPGEEEFIGKGVSYCATCDGAFYRGKVTAVNGGGDVAVEDAIFLSRFCSKVYLIHRRDELRATKVLQEELFGLDNVEVIWDSVVKEIKGEDKVTHLVVENVKNEETNDVNVYGIFVAIAIVPSTDLFENMIECDEEGYVIANEDGATSAPGIFVAGDSRKKRLRQIVTAVADGANAVTSVQDFLVGKEK from the coding sequence ATGTACGATCTTGTTATTATAGGTTCAGGCCCTGCAGGCCTTTCAGCAGCTGTTTACGCTAAGAGAGCAGGACTTAATATGATCATTATCGAAAAGAATCCGGTAAGTGGCGGACAGATCATCGACACTTACGAGGTAGATAATTATCTTGGAATTCCAGGTGTTAATGGATTTGATCTTGGTATGAAATTCAGAGAGCACGCTGACAAACAGGGTGCAGAGTTTGTTAATGCAACTGTAACAGCCGTTGAGTGTGTTGAAAAAGGGTCTGACACAAAGGCTCCTGTTTATAAGGTTATAACAGATAATGGAGAGTTTGAGACACATACTGTAATTCTTGCAACAGGCGCTCATCATTCCAAGCTTCAGATTCCAGGAGAGGAAGAGTTCATTGGCAAGGGCGTATCATATTGCGCTACCTGCGATGGAGCCTTCTATAGAGGAAAGGTTACAGCTGTTAATGGTGGCGGAGATGTAGCTGTTGAAGATGCTATCTTCCTTTCAAGATTCTGTAGCAAGGTATACCTGATCCACAGAAGAGATGAGCTCAGAGCTACCAAGGTATTACAGGAAGAGCTGTTCGGCCTTGATAACGTTGAGGTTATCTGGGACAGCGTTGTCAAAGAGATCAAGGGCGAAGATAAGGTAACTCACCTTGTTGTGGAAAACGTTAAGAACGAAGAAACAAATGACGTTAACGTCTATGGAATTTTTGTTGCTATCGCTATAGTTCCTTCCACAGATTTATTCGAAAATATGATAGAGTGTGACGAAGAAGGTTACGTAATTGCGAATGAAGATGGAGCAACATCTGCACCTGGTATTTTTGTTGCAGGTGATTCCAGGAAAAAGAGACTTCGTCAGATCGTCACAGCTGTCGCAGACGGCGCAAATGCTGTAACATCAGTTCAGGATTTCCTTGTTGGAAAAGAAAAGTAA
- a CDS encoding C40 family peptidase — MIKAKMQLVALSVTAALTFFGSDINAFAASNNKVSDVMPQAGFTYALGDNQVSLSSLQQSVEAEKTQTENSSTSSTSSDKVDLSDAVTDITPLASTVRDSVLSDIQNATGAVIKNTKNVAAEATAESSEDSEEELFKSLVIAKVTNYVNVRDIPSEEGEIVGKLYDKSVGTYIEEQDGWYKIQSGSVEGFVKAEFCVTGEDAVELAKEVGTRIATVTTTTLKVRNGAGLDAEVIGLVPIEDELVVEEELDGWVKVSIEEGDGYVSTDYVTLSTEFVKAESKAEEEARLAKEAAARAAANKAAKSSTSKESGSSNYSSASSFTTATSSIGSAVAQFALQFVGNPYVYGGTSLTNGADCSGFVMSVYNNFGVSLPHSSGGDRSVGAAVDGLANAQPGDIVCYSGHVAIYIGNGQIVHASTAKTGIKVSNADYRTVLAVRRIF; from the coding sequence TTGATAAAAGCGAAAATGCAGCTTGTTGCACTTTCAGTTACAGCTGCTCTTACTTTTTTTGGTTCAGATATAAACGCTTTTGCTGCATCAAATAATAAGGTGTCAGATGTAATGCCTCAGGCAGGTTTTACTTATGCACTTGGTGATAATCAGGTGTCACTTTCATCTTTGCAGCAATCGGTTGAAGCCGAAAAAACTCAAACAGAAAATTCTTCTACCAGCAGCACTTCAAGTGACAAGGTAGATTTATCAGATGCAGTAACAGATATTACTCCTCTTGCTTCTACAGTAAGAGACAGTGTTCTTTCAGATATTCAGAATGCTACAGGTGCGGTGATCAAGAACACCAAGAATGTAGCAGCTGAAGCAACAGCAGAGTCTTCAGAGGACTCTGAAGAAGAACTCTTTAAATCTCTTGTTATTGCTAAGGTTACTAACTACGTTAATGTAAGGGATATCCCTAGCGAAGAAGGCGAGATTGTAGGTAAACTCTATGATAAGTCTGTTGGTACTTATATAGAGGAACAGGATGGCTGGTACAAGATCCAGTCAGGATCTGTCGAAGGCTTTGTCAAGGCAGAGTTCTGCGTCACAGGTGAAGATGCAGTAGAACTTGCCAAGGAAGTAGGAACCAGAATTGCAACTGTAACTACAACTACTCTTAAGGTTAGAAATGGTGCAGGCCTCGATGCAGAGGTTATTGGTCTTGTTCCTATCGAGGACGAACTTGTTGTTGAGGAAGAACTTGACGGTTGGGTTAAGGTTAGCATAGAGGAAGGTGACGGATACGTATCTACTGATTACGTAACACTTTCCACAGAGTTTGTTAAGGCTGAGTCCAAGGCTGAAGAGGAAGCTCGTCTTGCCAAGGAAGCTGCAGCAAGAGCAGCAGCTAATAAGGCAGCTAAGAGCAGTACATCCAAGGAGTCAGGCTCAAGTAACTACAGCTCAGCTAGTTCATTTACAACAGCTACAAGTTCTATTGGTTCAGCTGTTGCTCAGTTCGCACTTCAGTTTGTTGGTAATCCATATGTATATGGTGGAACAAGTTTGACAAACGGTGCTGACTGTTCAGGCTTCGTAATGAGTGTCTACAACAACTTTGGTGTTAGCCTTCCTCATAGTTCCGGTGGTGACAGATCAGTCGGAGCTGCTGTTGACGGACTTGCTAATGCACAGCCTGGTGATATCGTATGTTACTCAGGTCACGTTGCTATTTATATTGGTAATGGTCAGATTGTTCATGCTAGTACAGCCAAGACCGGTATCAAGGTTTCAAACGCAGACTACAGAACAGTTCTTGCAGTAAGAAGAATCTTCTAA
- a CDS encoding enoyl-CoA hydratase-related protein, with product MGFVNCEVKENIAVVTINRPEALNALNSQVLDDLAAAFDGIDTNVVRAVVLTGAGEKSFVAGADIGEMSTLTKAEGEAFGKKGNDIFRKIEQFPVPVIAAINGFALGGGCEISMSCDIRICSENAMFGQPEVGLGITPGFGGTQRLARLIGAGMAKQLIYTARNIKADEAYRIGLVNAVYPQEELLAAAEKMASQIAANAPIAVRACKKAINDGLQTDIDNALVIEEKLFGSCFETEDQREGMANFLRKKDDPAKVKVVAFKNA from the coding sequence ATGGGTTTTGTTAATTGCGAAGTAAAAGAGAACATCGCTGTTGTTACTATCAACAGACCGGAAGCGCTTAATGCACTTAATTCACAGGTACTTGATGATCTTGCTGCTGCTTTTGACGGCATTGATACAAACGTTGTAAGAGCGGTAGTTCTTACAGGTGCTGGTGAGAAGTCATTTGTTGCCGGCGCAGACATCGGTGAGATGTCAACTCTTACAAAGGCTGAGGGTGAGGCTTTTGGTAAAAAAGGTAATGATATTTTCCGTAAGATCGAGCAGTTCCCTGTTCCTGTAATCGCAGCTATCAACGGCTTTGCACTTGGTGGTGGATGTGAGATCTCTATGAGCTGTGATATCCGTATCTGCTCAGAAAACGCTATGTTTGGACAGCCTGAAGTAGGCCTTGGAATCACACCTGGATTTGGCGGAACACAGAGACTTGCAAGACTTATCGGTGCCGGAATGGCTAAGCAGCTCATTTACACAGCTCGCAATATCAAGGCTGACGAGGCTTACAGAATTGGTCTTGTTAATGCTGTTTATCCACAGGAAGAGCTCCTTGCAGCTGCAGAGAAGATGGCTTCACAGATCGCAGCTAATGCACCTATCGCAGTTCGTGCTTGCAAGAAGGCAATCAATGATGGTCTTCAGACAGATATAGATAATGCACTTGTTATTGAAGAAAAGCTTTTTGGTTCATGCTTCGAGACAGAGGATCAGAGAGAGGGAATGGCTAACTTCCTCAGAAAGAAAGATGATCCTGCCAAGGTTAAAGTTGTTGCTTTTAAAAATGCGTGA
- a CDS encoding acetyl-CoA C-acetyltransferase, with product MAQKVVIAGACRTAIGKMGGALSNTPAAELGSIVIKEALNRAGVKPEMVDEVLMGCVIQAGLGQNVARQASIKAGLPIEIPAVTLNVVCGSGLNCVNMAADLIKAGEADIVVAGGMENMSMAPYALPNARFGYRMNNGTVVDTMVNDALTDAFNHYHMMITAENICDRWNLTREELDEFSANSQQKCEKAMAEGRFNDEIVPVPVKVKKEMVEFKTDEGPRAGTTVETLSKLKCCSGKEGGLVTAGNASGINDGAAAVVVMSEEKAKELGVKPMATWVGGALAGVEPEIMGIGPVAATKKVLKKTGLSLDNIDLIEANEAFAAQSVAVAKDLGFDMSKVNVNGGAIALGHPVGASGCRILVTLLHEMAKREDAKKGLATLCIGGGMGCATIVERYEA from the coding sequence ATGGCACAGAAGGTAGTTATAGCAGGTGCATGTAGAACAGCTATCGGTAAGATGGGCGGAGCTCTCAGCAATACTCCTGCAGCAGAACTTGGTTCAATCGTAATCAAGGAGGCACTTAACAGAGCAGGTGTTAAACCTGAGATGGTAGACGAGGTACTTATGGGATGCGTTATCCAGGCTGGACTTGGACAGAACGTAGCAAGACAGGCTTCCATCAAGGCTGGTCTTCCTATTGAGATTCCTGCAGTAACACTTAACGTAGTTTGTGGATCTGGTCTTAACTGTGTCAACATGGCAGCTGACCTCATCAAAGCTGGAGAGGCTGACATCGTAGTTGCCGGTGGTATGGAGAACATGTCAATGGCTCCTTACGCACTTCCTAATGCACGTTTTGGATATCGTATGAACAACGGAACTGTTGTAGATACAATGGTTAACGATGCTCTTACAGACGCTTTTAATCACTATCACATGATGATCACAGCAGAGAACATCTGTGACAGATGGAACCTTACAAGAGAGGAACTCGATGAGTTCTCAGCTAATTCTCAGCAGAAGTGCGAGAAGGCTATGGCTGAAGGCAGATTCAACGACGAGATCGTTCCTGTTCCAGTTAAGGTTAAGAAGGAAATGGTTGAGTTCAAGACAGATGAGGGCCCTCGTGCCGGAACAACTGTTGAGACTCTTTCTAAGCTTAAATGCTGCTCTGGTAAAGAGGGTGGTCTTGTAACAGCTGGTAATGCATCAGGTATCAATGATGGTGCTGCTGCAGTTGTTGTTATGAGCGAAGAGAAGGCTAAAGAACTTGGTGTTAAGCCTATGGCTACATGGGTTGGCGGCGCTCTTGCAGGTGTTGAACCTGAAATTATGGGTATCGGTCCTGTAGCTGCTACTAAGAAAGTACTCAAGAAAACTGGTCTTTCACTTGATAATATCGATCTTATCGAAGCTAACGAGGCTTTTGCAGCACAGTCAGTTGCAGTTGCTAAGGACCTTGGCTTTGATATGAGCAAGGTTAACGTAAATGGTGGTGCTATCGCACTTGGTCACCCTGTTGGAGCATCAGGATGCCGTATCCTTGTTACTCTTCTTCATGAGATGGCTAAGAGAGAAGATGCCAAGAAGGGTCTTGCTACTCTTTGCATCGGTGGCGGAATGGGCTGCGCAACTATCGTTGAGCGTTACGAGGCTTAA
- a CDS encoding 3-hydroxyacyl-CoA dehydrogenase family protein: protein MKVAVIGAGTMGSGIAQTFAQAQSVEKVYLCDIKTEFAEGGFAKIKKGLDKQVAKGKKTQEEADAITAKIQTGLNDICADADLVVEAALEVMDIKKNLFKELQENIVKNPDCIFASNTSSLSITEIGSGLAKPIIGMHFFNPAPVMKLVEVIQGANTPDDYVEKIKKISEDLGKTPVQVNEAAGFVVNRILVPMINEGIFVYSEGVSDIQGIDTAMKLGCNHPMGPLELGDYIGLDIVLAIMDVLYSETGDSKYRACPLLRKMVRGKKLGVKTGIGFYNYADGNKVPTDR, encoded by the coding sequence ATGAAGGTTGCAGTTATTGGCGCAGGTACAATGGGATCTGGTATTGCACAGACATTTGCTCAGGCACAGAGCGTTGAAAAAGTATATCTTTGCGATATCAAGACAGAGTTCGCAGAGGGCGGATTTGCCAAGATCAAGAAAGGCCTTGATAAGCAGGTTGCTAAGGGAAAGAAGACTCAGGAAGAGGCTGATGCTATCACAGCTAAGATCCAGACAGGTCTTAATGACATTTGTGCAGATGCTGATCTCGTAGTTGAGGCTGCTCTTGAAGTTATGGATATTAAGAAGAATCTTTTCAAGGAGCTTCAGGAAAACATCGTTAAGAATCCTGATTGCATTTTTGCTTCAAATACATCATCACTTTCAATCACAGAGATTGGTTCAGGTCTTGCTAAGCCTATCATTGGTATGCATTTCTTCAACCCAGCTCCTGTTATGAAGCTTGTTGAGGTCATCCAGGGCGCTAACACTCCTGATGATTATGTTGAGAAGATCAAGAAGATTTCTGAAGATCTTGGAAAGACTCCTGTTCAGGTTAACGAAGCTGCAGGATTCGTAGTAAACAGAATCCTTGTTCCTATGATCAACGAAGGTATCTTCGTATATTCAGAAGGCGTTTCAGATATTCAGGGTATCGATACAGCTATGAAGCTTGGATGTAACCATCCTATGGGACCACTTGAGCTCGGCGATTATATCGGACTTGATATCGTTCTTGCTATCATGGATGTTCTCTATTCAGAGACTGGCGATTCCAAGTATCGCGCATGCCCACTTCTTCGTAAGATGGTTCGTGGTAAGAAGCTTGGTGTTAAGACTGGTATCGGTTTCTACAACTACGCTGATGGAAACAAGGTTCCAACAGATCGTTGA